A single window of Sulfitobacter sp. JL08 DNA harbors:
- a CDS encoding glycosyltransferase family 4 protein → MTSSARKLAIVVKGWPRLSETFIAQELAALEAAGHRFDIWSLRHPTDKKRHPLHDQITAPVYYLPEYLHQEPKRVTAALLAARHLPGFATAFSIWKADFARDRTRNRIRRFGQACVLATELPPEATAFYAHFLHTPSSVARYCAILRGDPWGFSAHAKDIWTSPEWELREKLDAPPTGAEFGATCTAYGARHLRALSSDPARIDLVYHGLDLSRFPAPPARKLRGKSDPLTLLSVGRLVEKKGFDRLIAALALLPLDLNWRWIHIGGGGLKDTLAKQAADLGIADRIDWRGACNQPQVIEAMRAADLFVLPSRIADDGDRDGLPNVLMEAASQRLPIISTAVSAIPEFIDNGAHGILTDDTPAALAQAIMTIVEDPENAARMAQAALDRLTSDFAVDPGVAQLSRRLTEMGASATP, encoded by the coding sequence ATGACATCATCCGCCCGCAAACTGGCCATTGTGGTCAAGGGTTGGCCGCGCCTGTCGGAAACCTTTATCGCGCAGGAACTGGCCGCGCTTGAGGCCGCAGGCCACCGGTTCGACATCTGGTCGCTGCGTCATCCAACCGACAAAAAACGCCACCCGCTGCACGATCAAATCACCGCACCCGTGTATTACCTGCCGGAATATCTGCATCAGGAGCCAAAGCGCGTGACAGCCGCCTTGCTGGCCGCGCGCCATCTGCCCGGATTTGCGACCGCTTTTTCCATCTGGAAGGCCGATTTTGCCCGCGACCGGACACGCAACCGCATCCGCCGCTTTGGACAGGCCTGCGTTCTGGCCACCGAACTGCCCCCCGAGGCAACGGCGTTTTATGCCCACTTCCTGCACACCCCGTCATCTGTGGCGCGCTATTGCGCGATCCTGCGGGGTGATCCGTGGGGGTTTTCGGCCCATGCCAAAGACATCTGGACATCACCGGAATGGGAATTGCGCGAAAAACTGGACGCTCCGCCGACGGGCGCCGAATTTGGCGCCACCTGCACTGCTTATGGTGCCCGGCATCTGCGCGCCCTGTCCAGCGATCCGGCGCGCATTGATCTGGTCTATCACGGGCTGGATCTGTCGCGCTTCCCCGCACCGCCCGCGCGTAAGCTGCGCGGCAAGTCCGATCCCCTGACCCTTTTGTCGGTCGGGCGGCTGGTTGAAAAAAAGGGGTTCGACCGGCTGATCGCTGCATTGGCCCTGTTGCCCCTAGATCTGAACTGGCGCTGGATCCATATCGGGGGCGGCGGGCTTAAGGATACGCTGGCCAAGCAGGCCGCAGATCTGGGCATCGCCGACCGGATCGACTGGCGCGGTGCCTGCAACCAGCCGCAAGTGATCGAGGCGATGCGCGCCGCCGATCTGTTTGTTCTGCCAAGCCGCATTGCCGACGATGGCGACCGCGACGGTCTGCCCAATGTTCTGATGGAAGCCGCATCACAACGCCTGCCGATCATATCAACGGCAGTGTCCGCGATCCCTGAATTCATCGACAATGGCGCGCATGGTATCCTGACGGATGATACACCTGCCGCTTTGGCACAGGCAATAATGACGATCGTCGAAGACCCCGAAAACGCCGCCCGCATGGCGCAGGCCGCGCTGGACCGTCTGACATCCGATTTCGCGGTTGATCCCGGAGTTGCACAACTCTCTCGCCGCCTGACCGAAATGGGCGCATCGGCCACCCCATGA
- a CDS encoding histidine phosphatase family protein, whose amino-acid sequence MTRLALLRHGHTPWNRAGRIQGRSDIALDPEAANALAALCLPDGWQDADLWSSPLLRAADTAQLVAGHAPRTSPALIEMNWGDWEGLKGIDLRADPASGFRDIEDWGWDYRPPGGESPLEVWHRLRPWLQTLHRDSIAVCHIGIMRVLLARATGWDFSGPAPFQIKRNRLFVIELGPEMKVSDPAIVRLPDRTP is encoded by the coding sequence ATGACCCGCCTGGCCCTTTTGCGCCACGGTCACACCCCGTGGAACCGCGCCGGCCGTATTCAGGGCCGCAGTGATATCGCGCTGGATCCCGAAGCCGCCAACGCTCTTGCCGCCTTGTGCCTGCCGGACGGATGGCAGGATGCCGATCTGTGGTCCAGCCCGCTGTTGCGCGCAGCCGATACGGCGCAACTGGTGGCGGGGCACGCGCCGCGCACGTCCCCCGCGCTGATCGAAATGAACTGGGGCGATTGGGAAGGTCTGAAAGGCATTGATCTGCGTGCCGATCCGGCCAGCGGCTTTCGCGATATCGAAGACTGGGGCTGGGATTATCGCCCGCCGGGCGGAGAATCCCCGCTGGAGGTCTGGCATCGTCTGCGCCCCTGGCTGCAAACCCTGCACCGCGACAGCATCGCGGTTTGCCATATCGGCATCATGCGCGTTTTGCTGGCCCGCGCCACCGGATGGGATTTTTCCGGACCTGCCCCGTTCCAGATCAAACGCAACCGGTTGTTCGTGATCGAACTTGGCCCCGAAATGAAAGTGTCCGATCCCGCAATTGTCCGGCTGCCGGACCGTACGCCATGA
- a CDS encoding glycosyltransferase family 4 protein, which yields MIPIAFYAPLKSPRHPVPSGDRAMARAVMQALDAGPFKTDLVSQLRSLDRSGDPTVQTDLQAKAQQEIERLLAIAPQCGWRAWVTYHNYYKAPDLIGPAICASLSIPYIQIEASRALKRLTGPWAAFAKQAEAACDQADLVFHMTTHDRETLMKHQTPNQTILPLAPFLPQTDLPVAQGGPRLDNNLLCVGMMRAGDKLASYQIIADAAGQLKTPDWRLTIVGAGPARAGIEAAFAPFGPRVRFTGQLDADELARHYDSATLLVWPGVNEAFGMTYLEAQAHGLPIVAQDRNGVRDVVHGGILCDPAHVQDFAAAIDRLLGDPAHRATLGAAGRAAVQTQHLQPAATDALTRAICPLIGVTP from the coding sequence ATGATCCCGATCGCGTTTTATGCCCCGCTGAAATCCCCGCGCCATCCGGTTCCGTCGGGCGACCGCGCGATGGCGCGGGCCGTGATGCAGGCGCTGGATGCCGGCCCGTTCAAAACCGACCTTGTGTCGCAACTGCGCAGTCTGGATCGCTCTGGCGATCCAACGGTGCAGACCGATCTGCAAGCCAAGGCACAGCAGGAAATCGAACGGTTGCTTGCGATTGCGCCGCAATGCGGCTGGCGCGCATGGGTGACATATCACAACTATTACAAAGCCCCCGATCTGATCGGCCCCGCGATCTGTGCCAGCCTGTCCATTCCCTATATCCAGATCGAAGCCAGCCGCGCGCTCAAACGACTGACCGGGCCATGGGCAGCCTTTGCTAAACAGGCCGAGGCCGCGTGTGATCAGGCCGATCTTGTGTTTCACATGACAACACACGACCGCGAAACCCTGATGAAACACCAGACACCAAATCAAACCATTCTGCCGCTGGCGCCATTTCTGCCGCAAACCGATCTGCCTGTCGCACAGGGCGGACCCCGTCTGGATAACAATCTGCTGTGCGTCGGTATGATGCGGGCGGGTGATAAACTGGCGTCTTATCAAATTATTGCCGATGCCGCAGGTCAGTTGAAAACACCGGACTGGCGGTTGACCATCGTCGGCGCTGGCCCCGCCCGCGCCGGGATCGAGGCGGCATTCGCCCCTTTCGGGCCGCGCGTCCGTTTCACTGGACAGTTGGACGCAGATGAACTGGCCCGGCATTATGACAGCGCCACGCTGCTGGTCTGGCCCGGCGTGAACGAAGCGTTCGGCATGACCTATCTTGAAGCGCAGGCCCACGGTCTGCCGATTGTTGCCCAGGATCGCAACGGCGTGCGCGATGTGGTGCATGGCGGTATCCTGTGCGATCCGGCGCATGTTCAGGATTTCGCCGCTGCAATCGACCGCCTGCTGGGTGATCCCGCGCACAGGGCCACTCTGGGCGCAGCCGGGCGCGCAGCCGTTCAGACCCAGCATTTGCAACCGGCCGCGACCGATGCGCTGACCCGCGCCATCTGTCCCCTGATCGGAGTAACACCATGA